Proteins encoded together in one Myxocyprinus asiaticus isolate MX2 ecotype Aquarium Trade chromosome 21, UBuf_Myxa_2, whole genome shotgun sequence window:
- the LOC127412135 gene encoding protein Wnt-8b-like, whose amino-acid sequence MFMDLEVYYYTFILMAHMKSCCSWSVNNFLMTGPKAYLIYSSSVAAGAQSGIEECKYQFAWDRWNCPERALQLSTHSGLRSANRETAFFHAISSAGVMYTLTRNCSLGDFDSCGCDDTRNGQRGGQGWLWGGCSDNVGFGEAISKQFVDALETGQDARAAMNLHNNEVGRKAVKGTMQRTCKCHGVSGSCTTQTCWLQLPEFREVGNYLKEKYHRALKVDLLRGAGNSAASRGAIAETFSSISRKELVHLEDSPDYCLENRTLGLPGTEGRECLRKGKNLSKWEKRSCKRLCGDCGLAVEERRAETVSSCNCKFHWCCAVKCEQCRKTVTKYYCVKGTKNDSASRRKSYRLKKKH is encoded by the exons ATGTTCATGGATTTGGAAGTTTATTATTACACTTTCATCCTGATGGCTCACATGAAGTCTTGCTGCAGTTG GTCAGTGAATAATTTCCTGATGACTGGCCCAAAG GCCTACTTGATCTACTCCAGCAGTGTGGCCGCAGGAGCACAGAGTGGTATTGAAGAGTGCAAGTATCAGTTTGCGTGGGACCGCTGGAACTGCCCAGAGAGGGCTCTTCAGCTCTCCACCCACAGTGGACTCAGAAGTG CAAACAGAGAGACAGCATTTTTCCATGCTATAAGCTCTGCTGGAGTCATGTACACCCTCACCAGGAATTGCAGCCTCGGTGACTTTGACAGCTGCGGTTGTGATGACACCAGGAACGGCCAACGAG GAGGCCAGGGATGGCTATGGGGAGGCTGCAGTGATAACGTAGGATTTGGAGAGGCAATCTCCAAGCAGTTTGTGGATGCGCTGGAAACCGGACAGGATGCACGAGCTGCCATGAACCTGCACAACAATGAAGTAGGACGCAAG GCAGTAAAAGGAACCATGCAGAGGACGTGCAAGTGCCATGGAGTGTCTGGAAGCTGCACCACGCAGACCTGCTGGCTCCAGTTGCCAGAGTTTCGAGAGGTGGGCAACTACCTAAAGGAGAAATATCACAGGGCTCTGAAGGTGGACCTGCTGCGTGGCGCAGGTAACAGTGCTGCCAGCCGTGGAGCGATTGCCGAGACATTCAGCTCTATCTCACGTAAAGAACTGGTGCACTTGGAGGATTCCCCTGACTACTGCTTGGAGAACCGCACTCTGGGTTTGCCAGGCACAGAGGGCCGTGAGTGCTTGAGGAAGGGCAAGAATCTAAGCAAATGGGAGAAGCGGAGCTGCAAGCGGCTATGCGGAGACTGCGGCCTGGCTGTAGAGGAGCGCAGGGCTGAGACTGTGTCCAGCTGCAACTGCAAGTTCCACTGGTGTTGTGCTGTCAAATGTGAGCAGTGCCGTAAAACTGTCACCAAGTACTACTGTGTTAAGGGGACCAAGAATGATAGTGCCAGCCGCAGGAAAAGCTATCGGTTAAAGAAGAAGCACTAG
- the LOC127412134 gene encoding tRNA (uracil-5-)-methyltransferase homolog B-like, protein MHLNLICPLLKQVVTLPKACFWYSLIKYCSVSTGNSKPVKRRKERKPKLPVNWHALSWEERLADTVTPLWRLSYEEQLQWKQEQQHKILLEMTKQLAHDSFHKFSNDLRFPLLPIVPSPASDGYRNKSTFSVNKGVDGNPKTVGFYIGTGKLGNIVCVHGDHLLNMPPKHKMVARNYEDFIRLSRLSPCILFHDGGHWREITIRTNSAGHTMAIVYFHPQSLTSEEIGIHKAALVEYFTQGPGAICQLDSLYFQESTMTHCSHEQSPYQLLYGQPHIFEEVLGFTFRISADSFFQVNRGAAEALYKTVAELNRACVGGTLLDVCCGTGAIGISLSPQMERVIGIELIEQAVEDAKYNAALNRVNKCEFLSGKAEVVLPSLMPTLHSDGGLTAVVNPSRAGLHFRVVRALRNHPAIRRLVYISCKPDGEAMRNFRDLCCSSDIQRKLTGDAFMPTIAVPVDLFPHTPHCELVLVFER, encoded by the coding sequence ATGCACTTAAATCTAATTTGCCCATTGTTGAAACAAGTCGTAACTCTACCAAAAGCATGCTTTTGGTATTCTTTAATCAAGTACTGTTCTGTCAGTACTGGCAACAGTAAGCCTGTTaagagaaggaaggaaagaaaaccAAAACTACCTGTTAACTGGCATGCTCTCTCCTGGGAGGAGAGACTGGCTGACACTGTGACACCACTATGGAGACTGAGTTATGAGGAACAGCTCCAGTGGAAACAAGAACAGCAACACAAGATCTTACTTGAAATGACAAAGCAACTGGCTCACGATTCATtccacaagttttcaaatgacTTAAGATTCCCTCTTCTGCCCATAGTACCCTCACCGGCGAGTGATGGATACCGCAATAAATCAACCTTTTCTGTCAACAAAGGGGTTGATGGGAATCCAAAGACGGTTGGATTTTACATCGGCACTGGAAAATTGGGTAACATTGTCTGTGTCCACGGTGACCACCTCCTGAACATGCCTCCAAAACACAAAATGGTTGCAAGGAACTATGAAGATTTTATACGTCTCTCAAGACTGAGTCCATGCATTTTGTTTCATGATGGTGGTCACTGGAGAGAAATCACTATTAGAACAAATTCCGCTGGGCATACAAtggctatagtttacttccatccTCAAAGCCTTACATCTGAGGAGATTGGCATTCATAAAGCTGCTCTGGTGGAATATTTTACACAAGGTCCTGGGGCAATTTGTCAGTTGGATTCTCTTTACTTCCAGGAGAGCACAATGACCCATTGCAGTCATGAACAATCCCCCTATCAGCTTCTGTATGGACAGCCTCATATCTTTGAGGAGGTCCTTGGCTTTACGTTTCGCATTTCTGCCGATTCGTTTTTCCAGGTGAACAGGGGAGCAGCTGAAGCTCTTTATAAGACTGTGGCAGAGCTGAATCGGGCTTGTGTGGGGGGAACTTTGCTGGATGTCTGCTGTGGTACAGGAGCAATTGGCATTTCATTATCCCCACAGATGGAGAGAGTAATTGGCATAGAGCTTATTGAGCAAGCAGTTGAAGATGCCAAGTATAATGCAGCACTAAACAGAGTTAATAAATGTGAATTTCTCTCAGGCAAAGCAGAGGTCGTTTTACCAAGTTTGATGCCCACTTTGCATTCTGATGGAGGGCTGACAGCTGTTGTGAATCCGTCCAGAGCTGGCCTACATTTTCGAGTTGTCAGAGCTTTGAGGAACCATCCAGCCATCAGAAGGCTTGTGTACATATCATGCAAACCTGATGGTGAGGCAATGAGAAACTTCAGAGACCTCTGCTGTAGCTCAGATATTCAGAGGAAGCTCACTGGAGACGCTTTCATGCCAACCATTGCTGTTCCTGTGGACCTGTTTCCACACACTCCACACTGTGAACTGGTGCTTGTTTTTGAGCGATAG
- the LOC127412287 gene encoding dnaJ homolog subfamily B member 12-like, which translates to MESNKDEADRCIEIAIAALRDSQPDKARRFLEKAQRLFPTDKAKDLLESIAENGRPSTSEEHSGENDAAGLRNRGHNTEEHSSGHGATESAKTYTAEQMDAVKRIKRCKDYYEILGVTKEASEDDLKKAYRKLALKFHPDKNHAPGATEAFKAIGNAYAVLSNPEKRRQYDVYGEEKAHPSRHRTNHQNFEADISPEDLFNMFFGGGFPTNNVHVYSNGRMRFGHHHRHERREQQREGGLALFVQLMPILILIIVSALSQMMVSNPPYSLSHRPSSGHTNRRYTTTLKVPYYVGDHFLEEYTGINLRDVEQSVEDDYISNLRNNCWKEKQQKEGLLYRARYFGDSDLYQRAQKMATPSCSKLSDVQVLLHGH; encoded by the exons ATGGAATCAAACAAGGACGAAGCGGATCGCTGCATCGAAATTGCAATCGCAGCGCTGAGGGACAGTCAGCCTGACAAAGCTAGACGGTTTCTCGAGAAGGCACAGAGACTGTTTCCCACCGACAAGGCGAAAG ATTTATTAGAGTCTATTGCTGAGAATGGACGACCTTCCACAAGTGAAGAACACAGTGGCGAAAATGATGCTGCTGGTTTACGAAACAGAGGGCACAACACTGAAGAACACTCCTCTGGACATGGTGCCACAGAATCAGCCAAAACATACACAGCAGAACAGATGGATGCTGTCAAAAG AATAAAGAGGTGTAAGGACTATTATGAGATTCTTGGTGTCACTAAAGAAGCCTCGGAGGATGATCTAAAAAAAGCCTACAGAAAGTTGGCTCTGAAGTTCCATCCAGATAAAAACCATGCACCTGGTGCCACTGAGGCATTTAAAG CTATAGGTAATGCTTATGCAGTTCTTAGTAACCCTGAAAAAAGGAGGCAATATGATGTCTATGGTGAAGAAAAAGCCCACCCATCTCGGCATAGGACCAATCACCAAAATTTTGAGGCAGATATTTCCCCCGAGGACCTCTTCAATATGTTCTTTGGAGGTGGATTTCCAACCA ATAACGTGCATGTGTACAGCAATGGCAGGATGAGGTTTGGCCATCACCACCGACATGAACGACGAGAACAGCAGAGAGAA GGTGGCCTTGCCTTGTTTGTACAGCTGATGCCCATACTCATTCTGATTATTGTCTCAGCTCTTAGCCAGATGATGGTCTCGAACCCCCCTTACAGCCTCAGCCACAGACC ATCCTCTGGCCATACAAACAGGCGATACACGACCACTCTGAAGGTGCCTTACTATGTGGGCGACCACTTCTTAGAGGAATATACGGGAATTAATCTCAGGGATGTTGAACAAAGTGTGGAGGATGACTACATATCAAATCTTAGAAACAACTGCTGGAAGGAGAAACAACAAA AGGAAGGGTTGTTGTATCGGGCACGCTATTTTGGAGACTCAGACTTGTACCAGAGGGCACAAAAAATGGCAACACCCAGTTGCTCAAAACTTTCAGACGTACAGGTTCTATTACATGGACACTGA